A region of Shewanella psychromarinicola DNA encodes the following proteins:
- a CDS encoding zinc ribbon domain-containing protein has product MALIACPKCQKRISSKAKQCQHCKTDLSGNTESLTVISHIERSNSLMTHSFIFLTLFIAGVVVWFWGGEPAQGVTSYIAIASFVVGFSGYLVTRVRIVLHKRKSV; this is encoded by the coding sequence ATGGCGTTAATTGCATGCCCCAAATGTCAAAAACGTATTTCGAGTAAGGCTAAGCAATGCCAGCATTGCAAAACTGACTTGAGTGGTAATACTGAGTCTTTAACCGTTATCAGTCACATTGAGCGGTCAAACAGCTTAATGACCCACAGTTTTATTTTTTTGACATTATTTATTGCGGGGGTTGTCGTGTGGTTTTGGGGAGGAGAGCCCGCACAAGGGGTAACTTCTTATATCGCGATTGCAAGCTTTGTAGTTGGCTTTTCGGGGTATCTTGTTACCCGGGTCAGAATTGTATTACATAAACGGAAATCAGTATGA
- a CDS encoding YeaC family protein, translating to MNDINKVIDEMPEEVYLRMLSATELGKWDDGTVLTEQQRESTLQVVMLYQARKLQQTEHFTIAAGGNINELSKSELKRQFKGDPIAEFKAADL from the coding sequence ATGAATGATATCAATAAAGTCATTGATGAAATGCCTGAAGAAGTCTACCTGCGCATGTTGTCTGCAACCGAGCTAGGTAAGTGGGATGATGGCACGGTATTAACTGAGCAACAGCGTGAGTCGACTTTACAAGTGGTGATGTTATACCAAGCGCGTAAGCTTCAGCAAACTGAACATTTTACTATCGCAGCTGGTGGTAATATTAATGAGTTATCCAAATCAGAGCTGAAAAGACAGTTTAAAGGTGATCCCATTGCCGAGTTTAAAGCCGCTGATTTATAA
- the ansA gene encoding asparaginase, with protein MTNRSIYVAYTGGTIGMQKTANGFAPVAGFLTDCVQSMPEFYHDEMPHFVIHEYSPLIDSSNMAPPDWQLIANDIQANYDKYDGFVILHGTDTMAYTASALSFMLQGLSKPVIVTGSQIPLAQLRSDGQTNLLNSLYIAANYPVAEVCLFFNNKLFRGNRSTKAHADGFDAFASPNFPMLLEAGIKINLKAGKITKPTGAPLEVVTISPQPVGVVTLYPGISTDIFNNILQQPVKALILLTFGVGNAPQDKKLLETLKQADERGIVLVNLTQCFQGKVNMAGYATGNALAQAGVIGGADMTVEAALAKLHYLLSIGLTSAQIKQRMQQNLIGELTID; from the coding sequence ATGACAAATCGTTCGATTTACGTAGCCTATACAGGCGGTACTATTGGGATGCAAAAAACAGCCAATGGATTTGCGCCAGTGGCAGGATTCTTGACTGATTGCGTTCAGTCAATGCCCGAGTTTTATCATGATGAAATGCCCCACTTTGTCATTCATGAATACAGCCCTTTGATTGACTCGTCCAACATGGCACCACCTGATTGGCAATTGATTGCGAACGACATTCAAGCCAACTATGACAAGTACGATGGTTTTGTGATTTTACATGGTACAGACACCATGGCTTATACCGCTTCTGCGCTATCATTTATGTTGCAAGGTCTATCAAAACCGGTGATCGTAACGGGTTCACAGATCCCCCTTGCACAATTACGATCTGACGGTCAAACCAATCTGCTCAATTCGTTGTATATAGCAGCGAATTACCCTGTAGCTGAAGTATGTTTGTTCTTTAATAACAAGTTGTTTCGCGGTAATCGCTCAACTAAGGCTCATGCCGATGGCTTTGATGCATTTGCATCACCTAACTTCCCGATGCTACTTGAAGCGGGAATTAAAATTAATCTTAAAGCAGGTAAAATCACTAAGCCAACGGGCGCTCCTTTAGAGGTTGTCACTATCAGCCCTCAACCCGTGGGTGTGGTCACGCTTTACCCTGGTATCTCAACTGATATTTTTAATAATATTTTACAGCAACCAGTAAAAGCACTGATCTTATTAACTTTTGGTGTCGGTAATGCACCACAAGATAAAAAATTACTTGAAACCCTTAAACAAGCTGACGAACGCGGGATTGTATTGGTGAATTTAACCCAGTGTTTCCAAGGCAAAGTCAATATGGCCGGCTATGCTACTGGCAATGCGTTAGCGCAAGCAGGGGTGATCGGCGGTGCCGATATGACGGTTGAAGCGGCATTGGCAAAACTGCATTATTTGTTGTCCATTGGATTAACCTCAGCGCAAATCAAACAACGTATGCAGCAAAATTTAATTGGTGAACTGACGATTGACTAG
- the sppA gene encoding signal peptide peptidase SppA yields MSAKPSFLKRMFLLLWNTVNGIRKLIINVIFFGLLAVIAVAILNSEDDIIIEDQSALVLNLSGSIVDQKHYVDPIEMAFSQGQANDPEGEILLADLLYTINNATEDARINSIVLDLGNLQDAGISKMTAIGNALKQFKAANKSVIAMANGYDQNQYFLASFADKIYLNNQGMVSLDGLSRYRLYYKSALEKLKITTHVFRVGTFKSAVEPFIRDDMSDADKVASKVLLNDIWQSYSTIVASNRQIGPDQLVLGTDEYLAELDKAQGDSAQMAVNMKWVDELVSADAFRVAMIERVGSDKEGKNFKQISYNNYRSLTAPTPKFVKNDSIAIIVAKGTILNGKQPAGQIGGESTSKLLMRARFDDKVKAVVLRVDSPGGSAFASEQIRQEVLALKAAGKPVVVSMGSLAASGGYWISASADYIVATPTTLTGSIGIFGMFATFEQALNHIGVTSDGVATSDWAGLSPVRELSPKVATVIQRHIERGYHEFISLVAKERHMTLEQVDNIAQGRVWTGKRALTLGLVDELGDMELALAKAADLAKMDKFDVKVIEQELSAEQQIMQQIMGASAAYVPDSVRQTSVVEQFIKHWAGAFETLSMFDDPNHVYMYCENCNY; encoded by the coding sequence ATGTCCGCTAAACCCTCGTTTTTAAAAAGGATGTTTTTACTGTTATGGAATACAGTAAATGGTATCCGTAAGTTAATCATCAACGTTATATTTTTTGGTTTGTTGGCCGTAATAGCCGTCGCGATACTCAACAGTGAAGATGACATTATCATCGAAGATCAATCAGCCTTAGTGTTGAATTTGTCTGGGAGCATAGTGGATCAAAAACATTATGTAGATCCCATTGAAATGGCATTTAGCCAAGGGCAAGCTAATGATCCAGAAGGTGAAATTTTATTAGCGGATCTACTTTATACTATTAATAACGCCACTGAAGATGCCCGAATCAACAGTATCGTATTAGATTTAGGAAATCTTCAAGATGCCGGGATCAGTAAAATGACCGCCATTGGTAACGCATTAAAGCAATTTAAAGCCGCCAATAAATCGGTTATTGCCATGGCTAATGGTTATGATCAAAACCAATATTTTTTAGCCAGTTTTGCAGATAAAATTTACCTTAATAACCAAGGTATGGTGTCGCTAGATGGCTTGAGTCGTTACCGCTTATATTACAAATCTGCACTGGAAAAACTGAAAATCACCACTCACGTATTTCGAGTGGGTACGTTTAAATCTGCCGTAGAACCTTTTATTCGTGACGATATGTCCGATGCAGATAAAGTAGCCAGTAAAGTATTGTTAAACGATATTTGGCAAAGCTACTCAACTATTGTTGCCAGCAACCGTCAAATAGGCCCAGATCAATTAGTGTTAGGCACAGATGAGTACCTCGCTGAGCTGGATAAAGCGCAAGGTGATAGTGCCCAAATGGCGGTAAACATGAAATGGGTTGACGAGCTTGTTTCTGCTGATGCGTTCCGTGTTGCCATGATAGAACGGGTTGGCAGTGATAAGGAAGGTAAAAACTTTAAACAAATTAGTTATAATAATTACCGTTCGTTAACCGCACCGACACCTAAGTTTGTTAAAAATGATTCCATTGCCATTATTGTTGCAAAAGGCACTATCCTTAACGGTAAACAACCTGCTGGACAAATTGGTGGCGAAAGCACCTCCAAACTCCTTATGCGAGCACGCTTTGACGATAAAGTAAAAGCTGTGGTACTTAGGGTTGATAGCCCTGGTGGTAGTGCATTTGCATCAGAGCAAATCCGTCAAGAAGTGTTAGCGCTAAAAGCGGCAGGTAAACCTGTTGTGGTTAGCATGGGTAGCCTTGCTGCATCAGGCGGGTATTGGATATCAGCCAGTGCCGACTATATTGTCGCAACACCGACAACCCTTACAGGTTCAATTGGTATTTTTGGTATGTTTGCCACATTTGAGCAAGCACTTAATCATATTGGTGTCACCTCTGATGGTGTTGCAACATCTGATTGGGCTGGATTATCGCCGGTTCGTGAATTAAGCCCAAAAGTGGCTACCGTAATACAACGTCATATCGAACGGGGTTATCATGAGTTTATTTCTCTGGTGGCTAAAGAGCGTCATATGACGCTAGAGCAAGTAGACAACATTGCTCAAGGCCGAGTATGGACGGGAAAACGTGCATTAACGCTAGGACTAGTTGATGAGCTCGGAGACATGGAGCTGGCGTTAGCTAAAGCGGCTGATTTAGCTAAAATGGACAAGTTCGACGTTAAAGTGATCGAGCAAGAGCTTAGCGCTGAACAGCAAATTATGCAGCAAATTATGGGGGCGAGTGCCGCTTACGTGCCTGATAGTGTCCGTCAAACCAGTGTCGTCGAGCAATTTATTAAACATTGGGCCGGCGCATTTGAAACATTATCAATGTTTGATGACCCTAATCATGTCTATATGTATTGCGAAAACTGTAATTACTAA
- a CDS encoding oxidoreductase gives MSFPHLLEPLDLGFTQLKNRVLMGSMHTGLEEEKGGFEKLAAFYKERAQGGVGLIVTGGIAPNLRGRLAPHACQLSFSWQVGKHKIVTDAVHEAGGKICMQILHAGRYSYHPFSLAPSKVKSPITPFTPSAMSARQVRSTVKDYATSAALAKKAGYDGVEVMGSEGYLINQFISSRTNKRTDEWGGSYENRVKFPIEIVNAIRQKVGSDFIIVFRLSMLDLVDNGSTWDEVVQLAKSLEQAGVSIINTGIGWHEARVPTISTNVPRGAFSWVTEKLKAEVKVPLIATNRINTPEIGEAIIASGQADMVSMARPFLADADFVNKAAANTPELINTCIGCNQACLDHTFSMKRATCLVNPRACYETEINFTPTANKKRIAVMGAGPAGMAFSVYAASRGHEVVLFEAKSEVGGQFNLARKIPGKEEFNETIRYFVNQIKLHNVELRLNTKLDAAVLATEKFDEIVIASGVVPRALTLPGFDNPKVVDYQQVLTGQVEIGKKVALIGAGGIGFDIAHFLCELESSTLQPDKWLKQWGIDKTYQHAGGLTEKADHVPGREVYLLQRKTTKMGKGLGKTTGWIHRNVLKQHQVHMKTGVNYEKFDEQGLHITIGEQSEILAVDNVVLCAGQMSNLSLVDEMKASGLPVHLIGGVDVAAELDAKRAIRQGAELAMSI, from the coding sequence ATGTCGTTTCCACACTTATTAGAACCTTTAGATCTCGGCTTTACACAGCTGAAAAACCGCGTGTTGATGGGCTCAATGCACACGGGGTTAGAAGAAGAAAAAGGCGGATTTGAGAAACTGGCAGCGTTTTATAAAGAACGTGCTCAAGGTGGCGTAGGCTTAATTGTCACTGGTGGTATTGCGCCTAATTTACGTGGACGTTTAGCACCACACGCCTGTCAATTAAGCTTTTCTTGGCAAGTGGGTAAACATAAAATTGTTACCGATGCTGTGCATGAGGCTGGCGGGAAAATTTGTATGCAAATATTGCATGCTGGCCGTTATAGCTATCATCCTTTTAGCTTAGCACCGAGCAAAGTAAAATCGCCGATCACGCCGTTTACCCCTTCAGCTATGTCTGCTCGTCAAGTACGTTCTACTGTTAAAGATTATGCAACCAGCGCCGCTTTAGCTAAAAAAGCTGGCTATGATGGCGTTGAAGTGATGGGGTCAGAAGGGTATTTGATCAACCAATTTATCAGTTCTCGCACCAATAAACGCACCGATGAATGGGGCGGAAGTTATGAGAACCGGGTTAAATTCCCAATTGAAATAGTTAACGCTATTCGTCAGAAGGTCGGCAGTGATTTTATTATTGTGTTCCGCTTATCGATGCTCGACTTAGTCGACAATGGCTCAACGTGGGACGAAGTGGTTCAGCTAGCCAAATCGCTTGAACAAGCGGGTGTTAGTATTATTAATACCGGTATTGGTTGGCATGAAGCGCGTGTACCAACGATTTCGACTAATGTGCCCCGTGGTGCATTTTCTTGGGTGACTGAAAAACTCAAAGCTGAAGTAAAGGTACCATTAATTGCCACAAACCGGATTAATACTCCAGAAATAGGCGAGGCGATTATTGCATCTGGTCAAGCTGATATGGTGTCGATGGCGCGTCCATTTTTAGCTGATGCTGACTTTGTCAATAAAGCGGCAGCTAATACGCCAGAATTGATTAACACTTGCATTGGGTGTAACCAGGCGTGTTTGGACCATACTTTTTCGATGAAACGGGCAACCTGCTTAGTGAATCCTCGAGCCTGCTATGAAACCGAAATTAATTTTACCCCCACAGCCAATAAGAAACGAATCGCTGTGATGGGTGCGGGCCCTGCAGGGATGGCTTTCTCTGTCTATGCAGCATCTCGTGGTCATGAAGTGGTACTGTTTGAAGCCAAATCTGAAGTCGGCGGTCAGTTTAACTTAGCGCGTAAAATCCCGGGTAAAGAAGAGTTTAACGAAACCATTCGTTATTTTGTCAATCAAATTAAGCTGCATAATGTTGAGTTACGCTTAAACACCAAATTAGATGCAGCGGTATTAGCGACTGAAAAATTTGATGAAATTGTCATTGCCTCTGGTGTGGTGCCACGAGCTTTGACATTACCGGGTTTCGATAACCCTAAAGTGGTCGATTATCAACAAGTATTAACTGGCCAAGTTGAAATTGGTAAAAAAGTGGCGTTAATTGGTGCTGGCGGCATAGGTTTTGATATAGCGCATTTTTTATGTGAATTAGAATCGAGTACCTTGCAACCTGATAAATGGTTAAAACAATGGGGCATTGATAAAACCTATCAGCATGCTGGCGGATTAACTGAAAAAGCCGATCATGTCCCTGGCCGTGAAGTGTATTTATTGCAACGTAAAACAACTAAAATGGGTAAAGGATTAGGTAAAACAACCGGTTGGATCCATCGCAATGTGTTAAAACAGCATCAAGTTCATATGAAAACAGGCGTCAACTACGAAAAATTCGACGAGCAAGGGCTACACATTACCATCGGCGAACAATCTGAAATTCTGGCTGTCGATAATGTGGTGTTGTGTGCAGGACAAATGTCTAACCTCAGTCTGGTTGATGAAATGAAAGCCAGTGGGTTACCTGTTCATTTAATTGGTGGGGTAGATGTTGCTGCTGAATTAGATGCTAAACGCGCAATACGCCAAGGCGCAGAGCTTGCGATGAGTATTTAA
- the yghU gene encoding glutathione-dependent disulfide-bond oxidoreductase, with translation MSNEYTPPNVWVNNTNGGNKWANINSPESGARSNKVLPIGKHSLQLYSLGTPNGQKVTILLEELLALGIKEAEYDAYLINIGESDQFSSGFVDVNPNSKIPALLDKSADEDLNVFESASILVHLAEKFDQFLPKDGKARTQTFNWLFWAQGSAPFLGGGFGHFYAYADEKQEYPINRFAMEVKRQLDVLDKQLAKNTFIAGEEYSIADIAIWPWYGNLVLGNLYSAAEFLDVASYKNVMRWASEILARPAVQRGKMVNTTWGEPWEMLPERHSAADIDAVLALKP, from the coding sequence ATGAGTAATGAATACACCCCACCTAACGTTTGGGTAAATAATACCAATGGTGGTAACAAGTGGGCAAACATCAATAGCCCAGAATCGGGTGCAAGATCGAATAAAGTACTACCAATAGGTAAGCATTCTTTACAGCTTTATTCCCTTGGCACACCAAACGGACAAAAAGTGACTATTCTTTTAGAAGAACTGCTTGCTTTAGGTATTAAAGAAGCGGAATACGATGCTTATCTCATTAATATCGGCGAAAGTGATCAGTTTTCGTCTGGGTTTGTTGATGTAAATCCAAACTCAAAAATTCCTGCCTTATTAGATAAATCAGCTGATGAAGACCTTAACGTATTTGAATCTGCTTCAATTCTGGTTCATTTAGCAGAGAAATTTGACCAGTTCCTGCCTAAAGATGGCAAAGCAAGAACCCAAACATTTAACTGGTTATTCTGGGCGCAAGGCTCGGCCCCTTTCCTCGGTGGCGGGTTTGGTCACTTTTACGCTTATGCCGATGAAAAACAGGAATACCCTATAAACCGTTTTGCCATGGAAGTTAAGCGCCAATTAGATGTGTTGGATAAGCAACTGGCAAAAAACACCTTTATTGCTGGTGAAGAATATAGCATTGCAGATATCGCTATTTGGCCGTGGTACGGCAATTTAGTCTTGGGTAATTTATACAGCGCCGCCGAGTTTTTAGACGTCGCCAGCTACAAGAATGTCATGCGCTGGGCCAGTGAGATATTAGCGCGCCCAGCAGTGCAACGTGGCAAAATGGTTAACACAACATGGGGCGAACCATGGGAAATGTTACCTGAACGCCACAGTGCAGCAGACATTGATGCAGTATTGGCCTTAAAACCTTAA
- a CDS encoding haloacid dehalogenase type II: MHKMIGFDVYGTLVDPVDMGQHLQELIGDKAQEFGQLWHDKKVEYAFRRGLMQQYEDFGVCTHQALQYCLSVFNVTLSARAQQELLAKFSQLTAFEDVIPGLALLRNQGHTLAAFSNGPEVAVRTLMQNSGVLPQLHDVISVDDIHTFKPDPAVYHYLMTRTQSEPHHCWMVSSNPWDVIGAKAAGLKTAWIQRDSKKVFDPWGIEPDLTVTNLIELSEQLDAINN, encoded by the coding sequence ATGCATAAAATGATTGGATTTGATGTTTATGGCACATTAGTGGATCCGGTGGATATGGGTCAACATCTGCAGGAATTGATTGGCGATAAGGCACAAGAATTTGGTCAACTCTGGCACGATAAAAAAGTCGAATATGCATTTCGCCGCGGCTTAATGCAGCAATATGAAGATTTCGGTGTCTGTACCCATCAGGCATTGCAATATTGCTTGTCGGTTTTCAATGTCACACTATCTGCCCGTGCGCAACAGGAATTACTGGCAAAATTTAGTCAACTAACCGCCTTTGAAGACGTTATTCCTGGACTCGCACTACTGCGTAATCAAGGCCATACCCTGGCCGCATTTTCAAATGGCCCTGAAGTCGCGGTTCGTACGTTAATGCAAAATTCAGGTGTATTACCTCAATTACATGACGTCATCAGCGTTGACGACATACACACCTTTAAACCTGACCCTGCCGTTTACCATTATTTAATGACTCGCACACAATCCGAACCACATCATTGTTGGATGGTGTCCAGTAATCCATGGGATGTTATCGGTGCAAAAGCGGCAGGACTAAAAACGGCTTGGATCCAACGCGACAGTAAAAAAGTATTTGATCCCTGGGGCATCGAACCTGACTTAACCGTAACCAATTTAATTGAATTAAGTGAACAGCTCGATGCAATAAATAACTGA
- a CDS encoding PA4780 family RIO1-like protein kinase gives MKTPIRLQPLVDDGLVDEVISQLMSGKEATVYMILCGDEIRCAKVYKEATKRSFKKAAQYQEGRKTKNSRRGRAMEKGSKYGREEQEKAWQNAEVDALYKCAAAKIRVPVPYGCFDGVLLMELITNVHGDVAPRLNDITQMSAEQAQTQHRIMMGYVVRMLCAGIVHGDLSEFNVLVDKNGPVIIDLPQAVDASANNNAKAMLFRDVNNMTDYYSQFAPELAITKYAKEMWALYEQGELTPETPLTGEFEDDTTAADVDSVLEEINAAFEEAQERRERLNEAQSDEY, from the coding sequence ATGAAAACGCCTATAAGATTACAACCACTGGTTGACGATGGTCTCGTCGATGAAGTGATAAGCCAACTCATGAGTGGCAAAGAAGCTACCGTCTATATGATCCTATGTGGCGATGAGATCCGCTGCGCCAAAGTGTATAAGGAAGCCACTAAACGCAGTTTTAAAAAAGCAGCACAATATCAAGAAGGTCGAAAAACTAAAAATAGTCGTCGTGGACGAGCCATGGAAAAAGGCTCTAAATACGGCCGTGAAGAGCAAGAAAAAGCATGGCAAAATGCCGAAGTGGACGCGTTATACAAATGCGCCGCCGCTAAAATTAGAGTACCAGTGCCTTATGGTTGCTTTGATGGGGTGTTATTGATGGAGTTGATCACCAACGTCCACGGTGATGTTGCCCCTCGATTAAATGACATTACCCAGATGAGTGCAGAGCAAGCACAAACCCAACATCGCATCATGATGGGCTATGTTGTGCGGATGTTATGTGCAGGCATTGTCCATGGGGATTTATCCGAATTCAATGTGCTGGTCGACAAGAATGGGCCGGTGATCATTGATCTGCCCCAAGCAGTTGATGCATCGGCAAACAATAATGCCAAAGCTATGTTATTCCGTGATGTGAATAATATGACCGACTACTATTCACAATTTGCTCCAGAATTAGCCATAACCAAATATGCTAAAGAAATGTGGGCTTTGTATGAACAAGGTGAATTAACACCTGAGACGCCATTAACCGGTGAGTTTGAAGATGATACAACCGCAGCCGATGTTGACTCTGTTTTAGAAGAAATTAACGCCGCATTTGAAGAAGCCCAAGAAAGGCGCGAGCGCTTGAACGAAGCACAAAGCGACGAGTATTAA
- a CDS encoding BamA/TamA family outer membrane protein codes for MKRTLLLALFVFSNTALAVEPLFDTPQDMEPTWIDNILSVFGADGEFDDTKVIDMSYLPTAYYTPEKKFGVGLLMVGLYKTDNATSAEQPSSLVLNSFASINQSYGVQVENMTFLNQGKQRLLLDLELHNEAAVYYGVGIEQGDQDLNHHEFNEQLYSFKPRWMTEIASHYFIGVGADFIYTSADSLELVATEAPVDSNTILPDNFSSGIVVTSIYDSRDYRLNATEGWLFQVDAGLYQNDQFDSFSTYNIELANYIDLGSTPGLVAWQVQGHLTSGDVPWNLLPDLGGSNAMRGYIRGRYRDEQMMMGQVEYRLPVFQRYGMVFWGAVGSVAPKVSELTDMLLTAYGTGFRFRIKDNINLRFDVGVGENETNFYLNVNEVF; via the coding sequence ATGAAACGGACCTTACTTCTAGCACTATTTGTTTTTTCTAATACCGCCCTTGCAGTTGAACCTTTATTTGACACCCCCCAAGACATGGAACCAACATGGATTGATAACATTTTGTCAGTTTTTGGGGCAGATGGTGAGTTCGATGACACTAAAGTCATTGATATGAGCTATTTACCAACGGCTTATTACACCCCAGAGAAAAAGTTTGGCGTGGGGTTATTAATGGTGGGGTTATATAAAACCGATAATGCGACGAGTGCAGAACAACCCTCATCACTGGTATTGAATTCATTTGCTTCTATAAATCAATCCTATGGCGTTCAAGTTGAAAATATGACTTTTTTAAACCAAGGCAAGCAGCGGTTGTTGCTTGACTTAGAACTGCATAATGAAGCGGCAGTTTATTATGGAGTAGGGATTGAACAAGGCGATCAAGATCTCAATCATCATGAGTTTAATGAACAATTGTATAGCTTTAAGCCTCGCTGGATGACCGAAATTGCCAGCCACTATTTTATTGGCGTGGGTGCTGACTTTATTTACACAAGTGCAGACAGTTTAGAATTAGTCGCAACAGAGGCACCTGTGGATTCAAATACCATTCTGCCCGATAATTTTAGTTCTGGCATTGTCGTCACCAGTATTTATGATTCAAGAGATTACCGTTTAAACGCGACAGAAGGGTGGTTATTTCAGGTTGATGCGGGATTATATCAAAATGATCAATTCGATTCGTTTTCTACTTATAATATTGAATTAGCGAACTATATAGACTTAGGTTCAACACCGGGTTTAGTCGCTTGGCAAGTTCAAGGGCATCTTACCAGTGGTGACGTACCTTGGAACTTATTACCCGATTTGGGTGGCTCTAATGCGATGCGGGGTTACATTAGAGGTCGCTACCGAGATGAGCAAATGATGATGGGGCAAGTTGAATATCGCTTACCAGTGTTCCAACGTTATGGCATGGTATTTTGGGGCGCTGTTGGTAGTGTCGCACCTAAAGTCAGTGAGCTAACCGATATGTTATTAACGGCCTACGGCACTGGATTTCGATTTAGAATTAAAGATAATATTAATTTACGTTTTGATGTCGGGGTGGGTGAAAATGAAACTAACTTCTACTTAAATGTGAATGAAGTTTTTTAA
- the yfaE gene encoding class I ribonucleotide reductase maintenance protein YfaE, protein MTYKKLFKKSPIVSLKGQPIILFDGQHSSLLEALESKKVNVFSECRNGFCGACKTTVISGEVNYLSEPLAELKSDECLPCCCVPNGDLNLKLSTEGVEVVAKRQYASVNDSHTLTTALTQQLQINPKRALDR, encoded by the coding sequence TTGACCTATAAAAAACTTTTCAAAAAATCGCCAATTGTAAGCTTGAAAGGACAGCCGATTATTTTATTTGACGGCCAACATTCAAGCTTACTAGAAGCGCTTGAGTCGAAAAAAGTAAACGTGTTTTCAGAATGTCGTAACGGATTTTGTGGCGCATGTAAAACCACCGTAATATCTGGTGAAGTAAACTACCTATCAGAGCCTCTTGCAGAACTCAAATCCGACGAGTGCCTACCCTGCTGTTGTGTGCCTAATGGCGATTTAAACCTCAAACTCTCTACTGAGGGAGTCGAAGTCGTTGCTAAGCGACAATACGCTTCGGTAAATGACAGCCATACACTCACAACAGCATTAACCCAACAATTACAGATTAATCCCAAACGGGCTCTTGACCGTTAA
- the nrdB gene encoding class Ia ribonucleoside-diphosphate reductase subunit beta, which produces MAYSTFCQTPNDATKEPMFFGQSVNVARYDQQKYEVFEKLIEKQLSFFWRPEEVDVSRDKIDFGDLPEHEKHIFLSNLKYQTLLDSIQGRSPNVAFLPLVSLPELETWIETWSFSETIHSRSYTHIIRNIVNDPSVVFDDIVQNDEILKRAGDIAAYYDDLIKLTQINNLLGEGTHVIDGEEITVNSRILKKSLYLCMMSVNALEAIRFYVSFACSFAFAERRVMEGNAKIIRLIARDEALHLNGTQHIIALMQGGKDDPEMAEIAIECKQQAYDLFVKAAEQEKEWAKYLFKDGSMIGLNEPILCQYVEFITNQRMKSVHLPQPYEERSNPLPWMKNWLESDAVQVAPQEVEVSSYLVGQIDSSVNSDEFLDFDL; this is translated from the coding sequence ATGGCTTACTCTACATTTTGTCAAACACCTAACGATGCAACCAAAGAACCTATGTTTTTTGGGCAATCAGTTAATGTGGCACGCTACGATCAACAAAAATATGAAGTCTTTGAAAAACTGATTGAAAAGCAATTAAGTTTTTTCTGGCGTCCAGAAGAAGTTGATGTCAGCCGTGACAAAATTGATTTCGGTGATTTACCTGAACACGAAAAGCACATTTTCCTGTCAAACCTGAAATACCAAACCTTGCTTGACTCTATTCAAGGCCGCTCACCAAATGTGGCATTTTTGCCATTGGTATCGCTACCAGAATTAGAGACGTGGATTGAAACATGGTCGTTTTCTGAAACGATTCACTCACGCTCTTACACTCATATTATTCGTAATATTGTCAATGACCCATCCGTGGTGTTTGACGATATCGTGCAAAATGACGAAATATTGAAACGTGCCGGTGACATTGCCGCTTATTACGATGATCTGATTAAACTGACCCAGATTAATAACCTGTTAGGTGAAGGTACTCATGTTATCGACGGCGAAGAAATCACCGTTAATTCACGTATCCTGAAAAAATCACTGTATTTATGCATGATGTCGGTTAACGCCTTAGAAGCTATCCGCTTCTATGTCAGCTTTGCCTGTTCATTTGCCTTTGCTGAACGTCGTGTTATGGAAGGTAATGCCAAAATCATCCGCTTAATTGCCCGTGATGAAGCGTTACATCTCAATGGGACACAACATATTATCGCCTTGATGCAAGGCGGCAAAGACGACCCTGAAATGGCAGAGATTGCTATTGAGTGTAAGCAACAAGCTTATGACTTGTTCGTCAAAGCAGCAGAACAAGAAAAAGAGTGGGCTAAATACTTATTTAAAGACGGATCAATGATCGGCCTAAATGAACCGATCCTATGTCAGTACGTTGAATTTATTACTAACCAAAGAATGAAATCAGTACATTTGCCTCAGCCTTATGAAGAACGGTCTAACCCACTACCCTGGATGAAAAATTGGTTAGAAAGTGATGCAGTACAAGTGGCCCCACAGGAAGTAGAGGTGTCATCTTATCTTGTTGGCCAAATCGATTCTTCTGTAAATAGCGATGAGTTTTTAGATTTTGACCTATAA